A DNA window from Halichondria panicea chromosome 16, odHalPani1.1, whole genome shotgun sequence contains the following coding sequences:
- the LOC135349958 gene encoding polycomb protein EED-like has product MNASSTYKFLSQVKEEHGLPLFGVQFNWSQGNTDFFATVGSNRATVYKCNDDGSIAPTQAYSDTDPEENFYTCAWSYDTETGEGLLAIGGLKGIIRILGTSTASCRASYSGHGNAVNELKVHPSDPRLLLSASKDHALRLWNLKTSVCIAVLGGAEGHRDEVLGADFSFHGDKILSCGMDHALKVWEMNDDKLSKAIKDSFEYQRSLKKSFPTVSIHFPSFSTRDVHRNYVDCVRWFGFLALSKSCEDCVVLWKPPEKEADIQKPTVLHRLEINHCDIWFIRFAVDYRQKLLALGTTNGKIALWDLTVDEPSKMRSHTLSHHRCTSVIRQVCFNKDASVLVAVCDNGTVWRWDKREKK; this is encoded by the exons ATGAATGCAAGCTCTACATACAAGTTCCTAAGCCAAGTAAAG GAGGAACATGGGCTGCCTCTCTTTGGTGTCCAATTCAATTGGTCCCAAGGAAACACTGACTTCTTTGCCACTGTCGGGAGCAACAGG GCTACTGTGTACAAATGCAACGACGACGGGAGTATAGCACCCACACAGGCATACTCAGACACTGAT CCTGAAGAGAACTTCTACACATGTGCTTGGAGCTACGACACTGAGACAGGAGAGGGGCTATTAGCCATTGGTGGTCTCAAGGGAATCATTCGAATACTTGGAACAAGCACTGCTAGTTGCAGAGCA tcatacTCTGGCCATGGCAACGCTGTCAACGAGCTCAAGGTACACCCCTCTGACCCTCGCCTCCTACTGTCAGCCAGCAAAG ACCATGCCCTGAGGCTGTGGAACCTCAAAACGAGTGTGTGTATCGCTGTATTGGGAGGTGCCGAGGGACACAGAGATGAGGTTCTGGGTGCTGACTTTAGCTTCCATGGTGATAAGATCCTGTCGTGTGGCATGGACCATGCCCTCAAGGTCTGGGAGATGAATGACGATAAACTAAGTAAAGCAATCAAAGATTCGTTTGAGTACCAGAGGTCATTAAAAAA GAGTTTCCCAACTGTTTCCATCCATTTCCCCTCCTTCTCAACCCGAGACGTTCATCGTAACTATGTGGACTGTGTGCGATGGTTTGGGTTCTTGGCCCTCTCCAAGTCATGTGAGGATTGTGTCGTGCTGTGGAAGCCTCCAGAGAAAGAGGCAGACATTCAGAAGCCTACTGTTCTACATAG ATTGGAGATTAACCACTGCGACATTTGGTTCATTCGGTTTGCAGTGGACTACAGACAGAAGCTACTAGCGTTGGGCACCACCAATGGAAAGATTGCTCTCTGGGACCTTACTGTTGACGAACCAAGCAAAATGAG GTCACACACTCTCTCACACCATCGGTGCACGTCAGTGATCAGACAAGTGTGTTTCAACAAAGATGCATC TGTACTGGTGGCGGTGTGCGACAATGGTACAGTCTGGAGATGGGACAAGAGAGAGAAGAAATGA
- the LOC135349928 gene encoding ribosomal protein S6 kinase alpha-3-like isoform X1 codes for MFKRKRSDRPITLCIGAHPSAGAKMPLAKSFPFQPVSVKHEDSEDMITDKDEVPPKPQPQQTEEQETEYNLMTMIEKSSAVSRADSSQFELLKVLGQGSFGKVFLVRRIIGKDAGKLYAMKVLKKASLKVRDRVRTKMERDILVDVRHPFIVHLEYAFQTEGKLYLVLEFLRGGDLFTRLSKEVMFTEDDVKFYLAELALALDHLHTLGIVYRDLKPENILLDAEGHIKLTDFGLSKEAVEDRKTFSFCGTVEYMAPEVVNRKGHGTTADWWSFGVLMYEMLTGSLPFQGENRKATMTMILKAKLGMPQFLSPEAQSLLRVLFKRNPQNRLGHGPNGIENIKAHLYFKSINWDRLYQRKVVPPFKPACGRADDAFYFDTEFTSRTPRDSPGVPVSATSKELFRGFSYVDPTLMDEERRLSLPGQGPQSTVHMSTLGSPLPVRTTSITDDYDIKEDILGYGSYSTCKRCIHRGSSLEYAVKIIEKSASMRDVDEEIEILLRYGHHPNVIELRDVYDDGFKVYMVMELMKGGELLDRILSQKHFSEREAANVLFTLTSTVQYLHQQGVVHRDLKPSNILFASASSSQESLRIADFGFAKQLRAENGLLMTPCYTANFVAPEVLKKQGYDAAIDIWSLGILLYTMLSGTTPFASGPEDTAQQILSRIGEGKIPLSGGNWDSVSPSAKDLVLRMLHVDPNQRWSAAQILSHPWITSKESLPESKLTIRDNTIKAAVEATFTAVNNGAPSAQLEPVGKSFLAKRRHHKKSSTSS; via the exons ATGTTCAAACGGAAGCGATCTGATAGACCGATCACTTTGTGTATTGGTGCTCATCCCTCTGCAGGTGCCAAGATGCCGCTTGCAAAGTCCTTCCCGTTCCAGCCAGTGTCTGTCAAACATGAAGATTCA GAGGACATGATTACAGACAAAGATGAGGTGCCTCCAAAACCACAGCCCCAGCAAACAGAA GAACAAGAGACAGAATACAATCTAATGACCATGATTGAGAAAAGCAGTGCCGTGTCCCGCGCTGACTCGTCTCAGTTTGAGCTGCTCAAAGTTCTTGGACAGGGATCTTTTGGGAAG GTGTTTCTCGTTAGGAGGATCATTGGAAAAGATGCCGGCAAGCTGTATGCTATGAAGGTTCTCAAGAAAGCGTCATTGAAGG TGCGAGACCGGGTGCGTACTAAGATGGAGAGAGATATTCTGGTGGACGTTAGACATCCGTTCATAGTTCACTTGGAGTATG CCTTTCAGACTGAGGGCAAGCTGTACCTTGTTCTAGAGTTTCTGAGAGGGGGCGACCTCTTCACTCGACTCTCTAAGGAG GTGATGTTTACTGAAGACGATGTCAAGTTCTACCTGGCAGAGCTGGCCTTGGCGCTggaccacctccacacactgGGGATCGTTTACCGAGACCTCAAACCAGAGAA CATACTGTTGGATGCTGAGGGACACATCAAACTGACAG actttGGACTGAGCAAGGAGGCAGTAGAAGACCGCAAGACTTTTTCATTCTGTGGCACAGTTGAGTACATGGCACCTGAAGTAGTGAACAGGAAGGGTCACGGCACCACAGCTGACTGGTGGTCCTTTGGAGTGCTCATG tatgaGATGCTGACGGGCTCCCTCCCTTTCCAAGGAGAGAACAGAAAGGCAACAATGACAATGATTCTCAA agccaaGCTTGGTATGCCTCAGTTCCTCTCCCCCGAGGCACAGTCTTTGCTGCGTGTACTGTTCAAGAGGAACCCTCAGAACAGACTCGGCCATGGCCCCAATGGAATTGAGAACATCAAGGCTCACTTGTACTTCAAGAGCATCAACTGGGATAGGCTCTATCAGAGGAAGGTGGTGCCGCCTTTCAAGCCTGCTTGCGGACGTGCTGATGATGCTTTCTATTTTGACACTGAGTTCACTTCAAGAACACCGCGAG ACTCCCCCGGTGTGCCGGTGAGTGCTACCTCTAAGGAGCTGTTTCGTGGCTTCAGTTACGTTGACCCCACTCTCATGGATGAAGAGAGGAGACTGTCGCTACCAGGCCAAGGTCCACAGTCCACAGTACACATGTCAACt cTGGGCTCCCCACTTCCCGTCCGTACCACCTCCATCACTGACGACTACGATATCAAGGAGGATATCCTCGGCTACGGCTCTTACTCCACCTGCAAGAGATGCATCCACCGAGGCTCCAGCCTCGAGTATGCCGTGAAG ATCATTGAGAAGAGTGCATCAATGAGAGATGTTGATGAGGAGATTGAg ATTTTGCTTCGTTATGGCCACCACCCCAACGTTATTGAGCTGAGAGAT GTGTACGATGACGGGTTCAAGGTGTACATGGTGATGGAGCTGATGAAAGGAGGGGAGCTCCTCGACAGAATTCTCTCACAAAAACATTTCTCAGAGAGAGAAGCAGCCAACGTCTTGTTCACTCTG ACGTCCACGGTGCAGTACCTACACCAGCAGGGGGTGGTTCATCGTGACCTCAAGCCCTCCAACATTCTCTTTGCCTCTGCCTCCAGCTCTCAAGAGTCGCTGCGTATTGCCGACTTTGGGTTTGCCAAGCAACTGAGGGCAGAGAATGGCCTGCTCATGACCCCCTGCTACACGGCCAACTTTGTGGCTCCCGAGGTCCTCAAGAAGCAAGGCTATGATGCAGCCATTGACATCTGGAGCCTAGGCATTCTCCTCTACACCATGCTCTCAGG GACCACTCCCTTTGCCAGTGGACCCGAGGACACAGCTCAACAGATCCTCTCTCGTATTGGGGAGGGCAAGATCCCACTCTCTGGTGGTAACTGGGACTCTGTGTCACCCTCAGCCAAGGATTTGGTCCTGAGGATGCTTCACGTTGACCCTAACCAGCGATGGTCAGCAGCTCAGATACTCTCCCACCCATGGATCACCTCTAAAGAGTCACTGCCCGAGTCCAAACTCACCATTAGGGACAACACAATCAAG gcggcAGTGGAAGCCACTTTCACTGCAGTCAACAACGGGGCACCGTCGGCCCAGTTGGAGCCTGTGGGAAAGTCGTTTCTAGCCAAGAGGAGACACCACAAGAAGAGCTCCACTTCATCTTAG
- the LOC135349928 gene encoding ribosomal protein S6 kinase alpha-3-like isoform X2 — MPLAKSFPFQPVSVKHEDSEDMITDKDEVPPKPQPQQTEEQETEYNLMTMIEKSSAVSRADSSQFELLKVLGQGSFGKVFLVRRIIGKDAGKLYAMKVLKKASLKVRDRVRTKMERDILVDVRHPFIVHLEYAFQTEGKLYLVLEFLRGGDLFTRLSKEVMFTEDDVKFYLAELALALDHLHTLGIVYRDLKPENILLDAEGHIKLTDFGLSKEAVEDRKTFSFCGTVEYMAPEVVNRKGHGTTADWWSFGVLMYEMLTGSLPFQGENRKATMTMILKAKLGMPQFLSPEAQSLLRVLFKRNPQNRLGHGPNGIENIKAHLYFKSINWDRLYQRKVVPPFKPACGRADDAFYFDTEFTSRTPRDSPGVPVSATSKELFRGFSYVDPTLMDEERRLSLPGQGPQSTVHMSTLGSPLPVRTTSITDDYDIKEDILGYGSYSTCKRCIHRGSSLEYAVKIIEKSASMRDVDEEIEILLRYGHHPNVIELRDVYDDGFKVYMVMELMKGGELLDRILSQKHFSEREAANVLFTLTSTVQYLHQQGVVHRDLKPSNILFASASSSQESLRIADFGFAKQLRAENGLLMTPCYTANFVAPEVLKKQGYDAAIDIWSLGILLYTMLSGTTPFASGPEDTAQQILSRIGEGKIPLSGGNWDSVSPSAKDLVLRMLHVDPNQRWSAAQILSHPWITSKESLPESKLTIRDNTIKAAVEATFTAVNNGAPSAQLEPVGKSFLAKRRHHKKSSTSS; from the exons ATGCCGCTTGCAAAGTCCTTCCCGTTCCAGCCAGTGTCTGTCAAACATGAAGATTCA GAGGACATGATTACAGACAAAGATGAGGTGCCTCCAAAACCACAGCCCCAGCAAACAGAA GAACAAGAGACAGAATACAATCTAATGACCATGATTGAGAAAAGCAGTGCCGTGTCCCGCGCTGACTCGTCTCAGTTTGAGCTGCTCAAAGTTCTTGGACAGGGATCTTTTGGGAAG GTGTTTCTCGTTAGGAGGATCATTGGAAAAGATGCCGGCAAGCTGTATGCTATGAAGGTTCTCAAGAAAGCGTCATTGAAGG TGCGAGACCGGGTGCGTACTAAGATGGAGAGAGATATTCTGGTGGACGTTAGACATCCGTTCATAGTTCACTTGGAGTATG CCTTTCAGACTGAGGGCAAGCTGTACCTTGTTCTAGAGTTTCTGAGAGGGGGCGACCTCTTCACTCGACTCTCTAAGGAG GTGATGTTTACTGAAGACGATGTCAAGTTCTACCTGGCAGAGCTGGCCTTGGCGCTggaccacctccacacactgGGGATCGTTTACCGAGACCTCAAACCAGAGAA CATACTGTTGGATGCTGAGGGACACATCAAACTGACAG actttGGACTGAGCAAGGAGGCAGTAGAAGACCGCAAGACTTTTTCATTCTGTGGCACAGTTGAGTACATGGCACCTGAAGTAGTGAACAGGAAGGGTCACGGCACCACAGCTGACTGGTGGTCCTTTGGAGTGCTCATG tatgaGATGCTGACGGGCTCCCTCCCTTTCCAAGGAGAGAACAGAAAGGCAACAATGACAATGATTCTCAA agccaaGCTTGGTATGCCTCAGTTCCTCTCCCCCGAGGCACAGTCTTTGCTGCGTGTACTGTTCAAGAGGAACCCTCAGAACAGACTCGGCCATGGCCCCAATGGAATTGAGAACATCAAGGCTCACTTGTACTTCAAGAGCATCAACTGGGATAGGCTCTATCAGAGGAAGGTGGTGCCGCCTTTCAAGCCTGCTTGCGGACGTGCTGATGATGCTTTCTATTTTGACACTGAGTTCACTTCAAGAACACCGCGAG ACTCCCCCGGTGTGCCGGTGAGTGCTACCTCTAAGGAGCTGTTTCGTGGCTTCAGTTACGTTGACCCCACTCTCATGGATGAAGAGAGGAGACTGTCGCTACCAGGCCAAGGTCCACAGTCCACAGTACACATGTCAACt cTGGGCTCCCCACTTCCCGTCCGTACCACCTCCATCACTGACGACTACGATATCAAGGAGGATATCCTCGGCTACGGCTCTTACTCCACCTGCAAGAGATGCATCCACCGAGGCTCCAGCCTCGAGTATGCCGTGAAG ATCATTGAGAAGAGTGCATCAATGAGAGATGTTGATGAGGAGATTGAg ATTTTGCTTCGTTATGGCCACCACCCCAACGTTATTGAGCTGAGAGAT GTGTACGATGACGGGTTCAAGGTGTACATGGTGATGGAGCTGATGAAAGGAGGGGAGCTCCTCGACAGAATTCTCTCACAAAAACATTTCTCAGAGAGAGAAGCAGCCAACGTCTTGTTCACTCTG ACGTCCACGGTGCAGTACCTACACCAGCAGGGGGTGGTTCATCGTGACCTCAAGCCCTCCAACATTCTCTTTGCCTCTGCCTCCAGCTCTCAAGAGTCGCTGCGTATTGCCGACTTTGGGTTTGCCAAGCAACTGAGGGCAGAGAATGGCCTGCTCATGACCCCCTGCTACACGGCCAACTTTGTGGCTCCCGAGGTCCTCAAGAAGCAAGGCTATGATGCAGCCATTGACATCTGGAGCCTAGGCATTCTCCTCTACACCATGCTCTCAGG GACCACTCCCTTTGCCAGTGGACCCGAGGACACAGCTCAACAGATCCTCTCTCGTATTGGGGAGGGCAAGATCCCACTCTCTGGTGGTAACTGGGACTCTGTGTCACCCTCAGCCAAGGATTTGGTCCTGAGGATGCTTCACGTTGACCCTAACCAGCGATGGTCAGCAGCTCAGATACTCTCCCACCCATGGATCACCTCTAAAGAGTCACTGCCCGAGTCCAAACTCACCATTAGGGACAACACAATCAAG gcggcAGTGGAAGCCACTTTCACTGCAGTCAACAACGGGGCACCGTCGGCCCAGTTGGAGCCTGTGGGAAAGTCGTTTCTAGCCAAGAGGAGACACCACAAGAAGAGCTCCACTTCATCTTAG
- the LOC135349993 gene encoding c-Myc-binding protein homolog produces the protein MSQQKSESKREEFRRYLEGTGVLDALTKVLVGLYEEPDKPSDALDFVKHHLHGGPLESIDAEALKKENEELQQRNRELEEQVAQLQTALSKYESESTETVAS, from the exons ATGTCTCAGCAAAAG TCAGAGTCAAAGAGGGAAGAGTTTCGACGCTACCTGGAGGGTACTGGAGTGTTGGACGCACTCACTAAAGTGCTCGTGGGCCTGTACGAGGAACCAGACAAGCCCTCAGATGCCTTGGA TTTTGTGAAGCATCATCTCCATGGAGGACCACTGGAAAGTATCGATGCTGAGGCACTAAagaaagaaaacgaagagctTCAGCAGAGAAACAGGGAGCTGGAAGAGCAAGTCGCCCAACTCCAGACGGCT CTATCCAAGTACGAATCAGAGTCAACTGAAACTGTGGCCAGCTAA
- the LOC135349975 gene encoding uracil phosphoribosyltransferase homolog, whose amino-acid sequence MSDSSPDGSHTELFDCFNGASAVDTTGDLPNLRVMATNDQIRELQTIIRDKNTTRSDFLFYSNRLIRLVVEEGLNCLPSFALKVTTPTGCEYEGEWFEKNNCAVSILRSGEAMEKGLRDCCRSMRIGKILIRRHRDSKEPQVYYAKFPPNIEKRKILLLLPVLETGATVKTAISVLKEHSVNEKNIFLVTLFSTPLAANNVLTSHPNMTMLTSEVHRDSPSHFAHKYFGSD is encoded by the exons ATGAGTGACTCTAGCCCCGATGGTAGCCATACCGAGCTGTTTGATTGCTTCAATGGGGCTAGTGCTGTGGACACTACAGGAGACCTGCCTAACCTGAGAGTCATGGCGACCAATGATCAGATCAGGGAGCTACAGACTATCATCAGAGACAA GAATACGACTAGAAGTGATTTTCTTTTCTACTCGAATCGATTG ATACGCCTGGTGGTGGAGGAAGGTCTCAACTGTCTTCCGTCATTTGCTCTCAAAGTCACTACACCTACAG GTTGTGAGTATGAAGGCGAGTGGTTTGAGAAGAATAACTGTGCTGTCAGCATTCTCAGGAGCG GTGAAGCAATGGAGAAGGGACTGCGGGATTGCTGCAGATCTATGAGAATTGGCAAGATCCTTATCAGACGTCATAGGGACTCAAAGGAGCCTCAGGTGTACTATGCCAAGTTCCCCCCAAATATTGAGAAAAGAAAGATCTTACTTCTCTTGCCTGTGTTAG aGACTGGAGCAACTGTGAAGACAGCCATATCAGTCCTCAAGGAGCATAGTGTGAACGAGAAAAACATCTTCTTGGTGACTCTGTTCTCTACGCCACTGGCAGCCAACAATGTGCTTACCTCCCACCCAAATATGACCATGCTCACGTCAGAGGTGCACCGAGACAGCCCAAGTCACTTTGCTCATAAGTACTTTGGCTCAGACTAA
- the LOC135349981 gene encoding uncharacterized protein LOC135349981, which translates to MSVLVLVQKSTPVGRCLLASCKSKGSLMTRRSFSPMAWYNKQLKRAPLVTKSITSGILFGSGDVIAQVVVGNDRFDIARFGRAWIFGTFLLGPLSHLHFNFLEWLVVRKLALQGNSMSLAKMFVDQFTYWAAGINTIYLFTLPKLEGRSVEDSVANVKERLWDVLKANWMVWPVAQFVNFRFIPVPHQLNFVLIVSLFWATYLSWFNKQKDKQKVLK; encoded by the exons ATGTCTGTGCTGGTACTTGTGCAGAAATCAACTCCTGTTGGGAGATGCCTGCTGGCTTCCTGCAAGAGCAAGGGCTCTCTGATGACCCGGAGGAGCTTCAGTCCTATGGCATGGTACAACAAACAGCTGAAGAGAGCTCCCCTAGTCACTAAAAGCATCACCTCAGGCA TTTTGTTTGGTAGTGGGGATGTCATTGCTCAGGTGGTGGTTGGCAATGACCGTTTTGACATTGCTCGGTTTGGGAGGGCGTGGATATTTGGAACGTTCCTCCTAGGTCCACTGTCACACCTCCACTTCAACTTCCTTGAGTGGTTGGTTGTAAGAAAG CTTGCTCTTCAAGGAAACAGCATGTCCTTGGCTAAGATGTTTGTCGATCAGTTCACCTACTGGGCTGCAGGCATCAACACTATTTACCTCTTCAC GCTTCCCAAGCTGGAGGGAAGGTCAGTGGAGGACTCTGTGGCTAACGTAAAAGAGAGACTGTGGGACGTGCTCAAAGCCAACTGGATGGTCTGGCCTGTAGCTCAG TTTGTCAACTTTCGATTCATCCCAGTCCCTCACCAACTGAACTTTGTCCTCATTGTGAGCTTGTTCTGGGCTACCTACCTCAGCTGGTTCAATAAACAGAAAGACAAGCAGAAAGTTCTTAAGTAG
- the LOC135349995 gene encoding SH3 domain-binding glutamic acid-rich protein homolog, translating to MVVKYYYSSVSSNLEIKKNQQKIEMILDSKKIAFVKIDVAADEDAKKRMRELMENPSAIPPQLFNDDTYCGDNDAFEEAIECERLEEFLKLK from the exons ATGGTAGTCAAATATTACTATTCCAGTGTCTCTAGCAACCTTGAA ATCAAGAAGAATCAACAGAAAATTGAGATGATCTTGGACTCAAAGAAGATTGCCTTTGTAAAGATTGATGTAGCTGCTGATGAAGATGCCAAGAAAAGAATGAGAGAACTCATGGAAAATCCATCTGCCATTCCACCCCAACTCTTCAATGACGACACCTATTGTGGG GACAATGATGCATTTGAAGAAGCTATTGAGTGTGAACGACTGGAGGAGTTTCTCAAGCTCAAATGA
- the LOC135349947 gene encoding peptidyl-prolyl cis-trans isomerase FKBP4-like (The sequence of the model RefSeq protein was modified relative to this genomic sequence to represent the inferred CDS: added 73 bases not found in genome assembly) — MADEKQEEMPPADTANPDWGDDITPSKDGGLFKSILTAGHGVEHPLHGDEVSVHYTGRLLTGEVFDSSVERGELFKFKLGQNQVIKGWDVGVATMVKGEKCILTCKPDYAYGSTGSLPKIPPDATLQFEVELFDWYGEDLTGDGGIVKSIVSKGDGYSKPTDGAQVEAHIRGSYKGRVIEERDISFEYGEGSEIKLLSGVEKAIGSMQTNEVAQVVIKGKYITEKFSNQEIIPDDAEIMYEIRLNKFTKPKESWEYGSVEERVTDATALKERGTKYFKDSKYDLALKLYTRGMALVEDSAIPKDKLTEEACSVRVSLHLNLAIVYLKRKEDTLTIKECTDALADDDQNIKAYFRMGQALFNLQNYEEAVASFQQVLKIESGNKAAVKQLEMCRSKQRSQREKEKKLYSNMFRKLAQEDESVDTGSEPAVKPGEGTSEEGTSVNGTSVEGTVEA, encoded by the exons CCTCTAAAGATGGTGGGTTGTTCAAGAGCATACTCACTGCTGGTCATGGTGTGGAGCATCCCCTACATGGTGATGAAGTCTCTGTGCATTACACTGGTCGTTTGCTAACGGGCGAAGTGTTTGACTCAAGTGTGGAACGAGGCGAGCTCTTCAAGTTCAAGCTCGGACAAAACCAAGTCATCAAGGGCTGGGATGTGGGAGTCGCTACCATGGTCAAGGGAGAGAAATGTATTCTAACCTGCAAGCCCGATTATGCGTATGGTTCGACTGGATCTCTTCCCAAGATTCCTCCAGATGCAACACTGCAATTCGAAGTGGAGCTATTTGACTGGTATGGAGAGGACCTGACGGGAGATGGGGGTATAGTTAAAAGCATTGTATCCAAGGGTGACGGTTATTCCAAGCCAACTGATGGTGCACAAGTTGAAG CTCATATTAGAGGATCGTACAAAGGTCGTGTTATTGAGGAGAGGGATATCAGCTTTGAGTATGGAGAAG GGTCTGAGATCAAGTTGTTGTCTGGTGTGGAGAAGGCTATTGGGAGCATGCAGACAAACGAAGTGGCTCAGGTAGTCATTAAGGGCAAGTATATCACCGAGAAGTTCTCCAATCAAGAGATTATTCCCGATGATGCTGAAATCATGTACGAGATCAGACTCAATAAATTCACCAAG CCCAAGGAATCCTGGGAGTATGGCAGTGTGGAGGAGAGAGTGACTGACGCCACCGCCCTCAAGGAGAGGGGGACAAAGTACTTCAAGGACTCTAAATACGACCTGGCCCTCAAGCTCTACACTAGAGGGATGGCGTTGGTTGAAGACTCAGCGATACCTAAAGACAAGCTGACAGAGGAGGCTTGCTCTGTACGAGTGAGTCTCCACCTCAACCTTGCCATTGTTTACCTCAAGCGGAAGGAGGATACTCTTACAATCAAGGAGTGTACAGAT gCTCTTGCAGATGATGACCAGAATATAAAGGCCTACTTCAGAATGGGTCAG GCCCTCTTTAATTTGCAAAACTATGAGGAAGCTGTAGCATCGTTCCAACAAGTGCTTAAGATAGAGTCCGGGAACAAGGCGGCTGTGAAGCAGCTGGAGATGTGCCGTAGCAAGCAGAGGAGCCAGCGAGAGAAAGAGAAGAAACTCTATTCAAACATGTTCCGGAAACTGGCTCAAGAGGACGA GAGCGTGGACACTGGCAGTGAGCCTGCAGTCAAGCCTGGAGAAGGAACCTCTGAGGAAGGCACTTCTGTTAATGGCACTTCTGTTGAAGGAACGGTGGAAGCATAA